The following DNA comes from Anaerostipes rhamnosivorans.
TTTATCAAGAGGGCAAAAGAGTATGTAGGTGATCAGATGAAGCTTTGTACGGTCATCGGGTTTCCCAATGGCTATTCCACCAGCGCCGTAAAAGAGTTCGAGACAAAGGACGCTATCTCAAACGGGGCAGATGAGATTGACATGGTAGTAAACCTGGGAGATATCAAGGATGGCAGTTATGACAAGGTAAAAGAAGAAATCCGTCTTTTAAAAAAGGCATGCGGGGATAAGATCCTGAAAGTCATTGTGGAAACCTGTCTGCTGACTGATGATGAAAAAATCCGCATGTGCCAGATTGTCACGGAAGCAGGAGCTGATTTCATTAAAACTTCAACGGGATTCTCCACAGGCGGTGCCACTTTTGAAGATGTGGAGCTGTTTAAGAAGCACGTGGGAGAAGGCGTTGGCATCAAAGCAGCAGGCGGGATCGCCTCTTTTGACGATGCCAAACGTTTCTTAAGCC
Coding sequences within:
- the deoC gene encoding deoxyribose-phosphate aldolase, which gives rise to MERNEILKTVDHTLLAQTAVWDEIKIICDDAITYQTASVCIPPSFIKRAKEYVGDQMKLCTVIGFPNGYSTSAVKEFETKDAISNGADEIDMVVNLGDIKDGSYDKVKEEIRLLKKACGDKILKVIVETCLLTDDEKIRMCQIVTEAGADFIKTSTGFSTGGATFEDVELFKKHVGEGVGIKAAGGIASFDDAKRFLSLGAGRLGTSRLVKIVKEE